One window from the genome of Acinetobacter lanii encodes:
- the rsmI gene encoding 16S rRNA (cytidine(1402)-2'-O)-methyltransferase, which produces MSAQLFVVATPIGHLDDMTYRAIDVLKSVAIIAAEDTRQSALLMKHYNIATPLTACHDHNESNKIDILIERLKKGDNIALVSDAGTPLISDPGFKLVRAAQENGIRVTPVPGACAAIAALSSVGLPSDHFSFEGFLSSKQSQRLLQLEKLKANTHTMIIYEAPHRILDSVADMVNVFGGDRQVGFAREITKTFETIKKMSLAELHAFIESDRNQQKGEIVLVIAGATEEKDLEQEALDKLLLRLLQDLSVKAASQLAADLTGMKKKVAYQRALELTSAND; this is translated from the coding sequence ATGAGTGCTCAGTTATTTGTTGTAGCGACCCCAATTGGGCACTTAGACGACATGACTTACCGTGCTATTGATGTTTTAAAGTCTGTCGCGATTATCGCTGCAGAAGACACCCGTCAATCTGCACTTTTAATGAAGCACTATAATATCGCAACTCCTTTGACTGCGTGTCACGATCATAATGAAAGTAACAAAATTGATATACTCATTGAGCGCTTGAAGAAAGGCGACAATATTGCGCTGGTCAGTGATGCCGGTACACCATTGATCAGTGATCCCGGTTTTAAATTGGTTCGTGCTGCGCAGGAAAATGGCATTCGTGTCACCCCTGTTCCGGGTGCGTGTGCTGCGATTGCGGCTTTAAGTTCAGTGGGCTTACCGAGCGATCATTTTAGTTTTGAAGGATTCTTGTCCTCTAAACAATCTCAGCGTTTGCTTCAACTTGAAAAACTCAAAGCCAATACGCATACCATGATCATTTATGAAGCGCCGCATCGCATCCTAGATTCGGTTGCTGATATGGTGAATGTCTTTGGTGGCGATCGTCAGGTTGGTTTTGCCCGTGAAATCACCAAGACCTTTGAAACCATTAAGAAGATGAGCTTGGCTGAACTACATGCCTTTATTGAAAGTGACCGCAATCAGCAAAAAGGTGAAATCGTTTTAGTGATTGCAGGTGCAACTGAAGAAAAGGATTTAGAGCAAGAAGCGCTGGATAAATTACTGCTTCGCCTGTTACAAGATTTATCGGTTAAAGCAGCATCTCAATTGGCCGCAGATTTAACCGGCATGAAAAAGAAAGTGGCGTATCAACGTGCTTTGGAACTCACCTCTGCAAATGATTAA
- a CDS encoding YraN family protein — protein sequence MPQKPLSKAPSLSQQLGQWAEQQASLLLQQAGFEIVAQNYHSRYGEIDLIAQKQDELVFVEVKARQPTQHGAAVEVITAAKQLKMFKTALQFIQQQPEDEALYYRFDVICFDFHQQIAKNLQRDFSQLAYDQQWIENAFTIDADLINL from the coding sequence ATGCCACAGAAACCGCTCAGTAAGGCGCCGTCATTGTCTCAGCAATTGGGGCAGTGGGCGGAACAGCAGGCAAGCCTTTTACTTCAACAGGCGGGATTTGAGATTGTGGCGCAGAATTATCACTCTCGTTATGGTGAAATTGATCTGATCGCGCAGAAGCAAGATGAACTAGTTTTTGTTGAGGTCAAAGCACGACAACCGACTCAACATGGTGCTGCTGTTGAAGTGATTACCGCAGCCAAGCAACTCAAAATGTTCAAGACAGCATTACAATTCATACAACAACAGCCTGAAGATGAAGCTTTGTATTATCGTTTTGATGTGATTTGTTTTGATTTCCATCAACAAATTGCAAAAAATCTACAGCGCGATTTTTCTCAATTGGCGTATGATCAACAGTGGATCGAAAATGCATTTACAATAGATGCAGACTTGATTAATCTATGA
- a CDS encoding penicillin-binding protein activator, producing the protein MLGKLDKLNYKKALLGLGLAGMIFQAQAEVLVILPESGPMARAGNSIKQGIVSAQRTSTANLALKFVNSDQKNIKDLLKAHINKKTEMVIGPLARSEVDALILQNPKVPVLALNEVSAQHPKVWQFSLSKDEDATALLKVLKKDKIKQIYVMRQQGTEQDTLSFINALYKKFEGHVAIVEQVPNVKSKEGLLLLGSNAWINLLNGIPNKRVYAQAISIEENHAIPVGLKFCDVPGIYQSTWRDLIELSKTQPTSMAYQRLYAFGGDAWQIAEQMLLNPKLKNMQFNGRTGVLKLNGQQPQNAINLNNRVERMPQCFENTAKGLKAL; encoded by the coding sequence ATGTTAGGTAAGTTGGATAAGTTAAATTATAAAAAAGCACTGCTTGGCTTAGGACTGGCGGGAATGATCTTCCAAGCCCAAGCGGAAGTGTTGGTTATTTTACCTGAATCAGGGCCTATGGCGCGAGCAGGGAACAGTATTAAACAAGGGATTGTGTCGGCACAGCGCACATCGACTGCCAATTTAGCCTTGAAATTCGTCAATAGTGATCAAAAAAATATCAAAGACCTGCTCAAAGCGCATATCAATAAAAAAACTGAAATGGTGATTGGGCCTTTGGCACGCTCAGAGGTCGATGCTTTAATTTTGCAAAATCCTAAAGTGCCTGTGTTGGCATTGAATGAGGTCAGCGCACAACATCCCAAGGTTTGGCAGTTTAGTTTGTCCAAGGATGAAGATGCTACAGCGCTATTAAAAGTGCTCAAGAAAGACAAAATCAAACAGATTTATGTGATGCGCCAACAAGGCACGGAGCAAGATACTCTCAGTTTTATCAATGCGCTGTATAAGAAATTTGAGGGTCATGTTGCGATCGTGGAGCAAGTACCGAACGTGAAATCCAAAGAGGGCTTATTACTTTTAGGCAGCAATGCTTGGATCAATCTGCTCAATGGCATACCCAACAAACGCGTCTATGCACAAGCCATTTCGATTGAAGAAAATCATGCGATTCCAGTTGGTTTAAAGTTCTGTGATGTGCCGGGGATTTATCAGAGTACGTGGAGAGATTTAATCGAACTGAGTAAAACTCAGCCCACCAGCATGGCCTATCAACGCTTATATGCTTTCGGAGGTGATGCTTGGCAGATTGCAGAACAGATGCTTTTAAATCCAAAGCTTAAAAACATGCAGTTTAATGGACGTACCGGCGTGTTAAAACTGAATGGTCAACAGCCTCAAAATGCAATAAATTTGAATAACCGTGTTGAACGGATGCCTCAGTGCTTTGAAAATACCGCCAAAGGCTTGAAGGCACTTTAG